Proteins encoded by one window of Primulina huaijiensis isolate GDHJ02 chromosome 1, ASM1229523v2, whole genome shotgun sequence:
- the LOC140974752 gene encoding LEAF RUST 10 DISEASE-RESISTANCEUS RECEPTOR-LIKE PROTEIN KINASE-like 1.4 isoform X2, whose translation MPPFPLFITLVATLFTAVRSQNDAATFPDCDRTFSCGAITNITYPFTGGDRPLYCGVPEFSLTCRDDTITEMTHGALVYRVLQLDQTQKTLVLSRSDLYNTTCTSEFHNTTLNSSLFSYESVQNEDLSLFYGCNTTAMTLTPTNLFQCDSGGFSFTNAYYIIGPVPTDPILRILSCSVSITVPVLRDVGNLLSNLQLTLGKALTEGFGVNYVDPYEKWCSECRRLGGRCGFDSSLVQPVCICGDRPCPFAVTLAPEASSNASEGNSSSKKMGLIIGLALAGAVLASVALGFLIFYSKQRSKKHIATNYVDKMSKDIAAPPSSKGPMFPSSMNFTNSIPSYPSSKSELGWGSTYFGAHVFDYAELEEATNNFDPSRELGDGGFGTVYYGVLADGRAVAVKRLYENNVRRVEQFMNEVEILTRLRHENLVMLYGCTSRRSRELILVYEYIRNGTVADHLHGKRAKSGLLSWPVRLHIAIETAEALTYLHKSDIIHRDVKTNNVLLDQDFHVKVADFGLSRLFPTDVTHVSTAPQGTPGYVDPEYYQCYQLTEKSDVYSFGVMLVELISSLQAVDTNRHRQDINLSNMAINKIQNRTLYELVDPNLGFDTNCTVRRMVTLVAELAFRCLQHERDMRPSMEDVLEVLRGIQNEDLNANKAEVVDILADEDARLLSVIVDPPSPDSVVANKWGGSSTSNSSG comes from the exons ATGCCTCCCTTTCCTCTTTTCATAACACTCGTCGCCACCCTCTTCACGGCGGTGCGTTCACAGAACGATGCAGCCACATTCCCAGACTGCGACCGCACCTTCTCATGCGGAGCCATCACCAACATAACCTACCCTTTCACAGGCGGCGACCGCCCCTTGTACTGTGGAGTTCCTGAATTCTCACTCACCTGCCGAGACGACACGATCACCGAGATGACGCATGGTGCACTAGTTTACAGAGTCCTGCAACTCGATCAAACTCAGAAAACTCTCGTTCTGTCTCGCTCCGACCTGTACAATACCACCTGCACGTCGGAATTCCACAACACGACCCTCAATTCCTCGTTGTTCTCTTACGAAAGTGTTCAAAATGAAGATCTTAGTTTGTTCTATGGCTGCAACACTACCGCGATGACATTGACACCGACCAATCTTTTCCAGTGCGATTCCGGTGGGTTCAGTTTCACCAATGCGTATTATATTATCGGGCCGGTGCCAACCGACCCGATTTTGAGGATCCTATCCTGTAGCGTTAGCATTACGGTGCCTGTTTTGCGGGATGTAGGCAATCTACTTTCGAATCTGCAGCTGACACTTGGGAAGGCATTAACGGAAGGTTTTGGAGTGAATTATGTCGACCCGTACGAGAAGTGGTGCTCCGAGTGCCGTAGGTTAGGCGGGCGATGCGGGTTCGATTCGAGTTTGGTTCAACCCGTTTGTATTTGTGGAGATAGGCCTTGTCCTTTTGCTGTAACACTTGCTCCAGAAGCTAGTTCAAATGCTTCTGAAG GAAATAGCTCCTCGAAGAAAATGGGATTGATTATTG GTCTGGCCCTAGCTGGTGCAGTTCTTGCTAGTGTTGCGCTCGGATTCTTGATTTTCTACAGTAAACAGAGGAGTAAAAAGCATATTGCAACCAACTATGTTGACAAAATGAGCAAGGATATCGCCGCTCCTCCCTCGAGCAAGGGTCCCATGTTTCCCAGTTCGATGAATTTCACTAACAGCATCCCTTCATATCCATCTTCAAAATCCGAATTGGGTTGGGGAAGCACATACTTCGGGGCACATGTTTTCGACTATGCTGAACTAGAAGAAGCTACTAATAACTTCGATCCTTCTAGGGAACTTGGAGATGGTGGATTCGGCACTGTATATTATG GGGTGCTAGCTGATGGTCGCGCTGTTGCAGTCAAGCGTTTATATGAAAACAATGTCAGACGAGTGGAGCAATTCATGAATGAAGTCGAGATTCTGACCCGGTTAAGGCACGAAAACCTTGTGATGCTTTATGGATGCACGTCCAGGCGCAGCCGAGAGCTAATACTAGTTTATGAGTACATCCGAAATGGAACAGTGGCTGATCATCTTCATGGAAAACGAGCCAAATCAGGCTTGCTATCTTGGCCAGTTCGGCTACATATAGCCATTGAAACAGCTGAAGCACTTACATATCTTCACAAATCAGACATCATCCATCGAGATGTTAAAACCAACAACGTTCTTCTAGACCAAGATTTTCACGTAAAAGTTGCCGATTTTGGGTTGTCAAGATTGTTCCCCACGGATGTCACCCATGTATCAACGGCCCCACAAGGAACTCCTGGTTATGTCGATCCTGAGTACTACCAGTGTTACCAACTCACCGAAAAGAGTGACGTGTATAGCTTCGGAGTGATGTTAGTCGAGCTTATATCATCATTACAGGCCGTGGACACAAACAGACATCGGCAAGATATCAACTTATCAAACATGGCTATTAACAAGATCCAGAACCGGACATTGTATGAGTTGGTGGATCCAAATCTTGGTTTTGACACGAATTGTACAGTGCGAAGGATGGTCACATTGGTCGCGGAATTAGCTTTTCGATGCTTGCAACATGAAAGGGATATGAGACCCTCGATGGAAGATGTTCTTGAGGTTCTGAGAGGGATTCAGAATGAGGATCTGAATGCGAATAAGGCAGAAGTAGTCGACATTTTGGCAGATGAAGATGCTCGACTGCTTAGCGTCATCGTTGACCCTCCGTCACCGGATTCGGTTGTCGCCAACAAATGGGGAGGTAGCTCTACATCTAATTCTAGTGGATGA